A region of the Pseudomonas anguilliseptica genome:
TCGGCCTGGGCATTCCGCTGGAGCAGCACTTTGGTCCGATGAGCGAAGTCGCTCCCGGCTGGAAGCTGCGCGTGCTGTTGGCCCAGGCGCTGTTCTCCGACCCGGAAGTGCTGCTGCTCGACGAGCCGACCAACCACCTGGATATCAACACCATCCGCTGGCTGGAAAACATCCTGGTGCAGCGCAACAGCACCATGATCATCATTTCCCACGACCGTCACTTCCTCAACTCGGTCTGCACCCATATGGCCGACCTGGACTACGGCGAGCTGCGCCTGTTCCCCGGCAACTATGACGAGTACATGACTGCAGCGACCCAGTCGCGCGAGCAGTTGCTGGCCGACAACGCCAAGAAGAAAGCGCAGATTTCCGAACTGCAGAGCTTCGTCAGCCGCTTCTCGGCCAACGCTTCGAAAGCCAAGCAGGCCACCAGCCGCGCCAAGCAGATCGACAAGATCCAGCTGGCCGAGGTCAAGCCGTCAAGCCGCGTCAGCCCGTTTATCCGCTTCGAGCAGAACAAGAAGCTGCACCGCCAGGCCGTGATGATCGACAAAGTGGCCAAGGGTTTCGACGGCAAGGCGCTGTTCAAGAACTTCAGTTTCCAGGTTGAAGCCGGCGAGCGCGTGGCGATTATCGGTCCGAACGGTATCGGTAAGACCACCCTGCTGCGCACCTTGATGGGCGAACTGACCCCGGATGCCGGTACGGTGAAATGGACCGACAGCGCGGAACTCGGCTACTACGCCCAGGACCACGCCCACGATTTTGAAGACGATGTCAGCCTGTTCGACTGGATGGGCCAGTGGACCACCGGCGAGCAGATGATCCGCGGCACGCTGGGTCGCATGCTGTTCTCCAACGATGAAATCCTCAAATCGGTAAAAGTCATCTCTGGTGGTGAGCAAGGCCGCATCCTGTTCGGCAAGCTGATCCTGCAAAAGCCCAACGTGCTGGTGATGGACGAACCGACCAACCACCTGGACATGGAATCCATCGAGGCGCTCAACCTGGCGCTGGAGAACTACCCGGGCACGCTGATCTTCGTCAGTCATGACCGTGAGTTCGTTGGCTCCCTGGCAACCCGCATTATCGAGCTGTCGCCCAACGGCATCACCGATTTCAGCGGCACCTACGATGACTACCTGCGTAACCAGGGCGTGATCGTCTAAACCGGCAGTAACCTGCGTCCAAGAAAAAGCCCGCTCAGTTGAGCGGGCTTTTTGCTTTATGCGGTGCCATCAGGCAGTGGCGAACAACTCCGCAACTTTCGCCTGCGCCGCCGCGAAAGCGTTGGCACGTGGCTCGTCACCGTAGGCCAGGCCTTCGGCGCGGACGATTTCGATATCGGTAATGCCAAGGAAACGCAGCACCAGCAGCAGGTAGTCTTCGTGGGCCTGACCACTTGGCTGGCCGGCGTGAATGCCGCCAGCGGTGGAAACGATCACCACCTTCTTGCCGCCCGCCAGGCCCTTGGGGCCGTTTTCATCGTAGGCGAAGGTCTTGCCGGCTACCGCCACACGATCAATCCAGGCCTTGAGCTGAGTTGGTACGGTGAAGTTGTACATCGGCGCGCCAATCACGATGGCATCGGCCGCAAGAAACTCATTGAGGGTGTTTTCAGCCAGCTCGACCTCATGCTTCTGCGCTGCATCACGCAGCTCGGCTGGAGTACCGCCTGCCACCAGGCTGGCTGCCGACAGATGGCTCAGCGCATCGCTGGCCAGGTCGCGATAGCTCACCTGCGCTTCAGGTTCAGCCACGAGCCAGGCGTCAACTACGGCACGGCTGAGTTGGCGGGAAGCGGACGAGTCGCCGAGGATGCTGGAATCGAGGTGCAGTAATTTCATGACAATCTCCAAATTGAGATCGCCCCACGGCGATCAAGATGCTGGAGATACTATCAATGAAAGCAATAGCCGATTAGTTGGCAAAAATGCGATAGTTCAGTCCCACTGATAGGACGATAAAGCCATGCACGACCTCAATGACCTGTTCTACTTTGCCAAGGTTGTGGAAGCCGGCGGCTTCGCTGCAGCCGGGCGCACCCTTGGCATCCCCAAATCACGCCTGTCGCGGCGGATTGCCGAACTGGAAAACCGTCTGGGCGCGCGCCTGCTGCAACGCACCACGCGCAAGCTGGCGCTGACCGATATCGGTGAGCGCTACCTGCGCCATTGCCAGGCCATGCTGCAGGAGGCCGAACAAGCCGAGGAAACCGTGGCCAGTCTGACCAGCGAACCGCGCGGCCGCCTGCGGGTCAGCGCACCAGGCGGTATCGCCCTGCTCTCGGAGCTGGTGGTGAGTTTTCTCGCGGCCTACCCCAAGGTGCAACTAGAGTTGATTCAAACCAATCGGCGCATCGACCTGCTCAACGAGGGCGTTGACGTCGCCTTGCGTGTGCGCAGCGCCGAGGATGAAGCCCCGACGCTGATCACTCGCCGCCTGCGTCCGGCACAGGCTTTTATGGTGGCCGCACCTGCCTTGCTGATGGAGGTCAAGATCAGCACGCCTGATGACCTATCCGCACTGCCGGCCCTGGGAGCCCTGGAAGCGGACCGCAAAATTCACCTGCGTTTGCAGCATGACAGCGGACGCGTACAGGAAGTTGTGCTGGAAGCTCGCCTGGCCATTGAGGACTTCAACGTGCGCAAACACGCCGCCATAAGTGGCCTGGGGTTTACCATGCTGCCCGCGCCCCTGTGCCTGGATGAACTGGCTGATGGCCGACTGATCCGCCTACTGCCTGACTGGACGCTGCCCGCCGCTAATCTGCAAGCGGTGTACACCCACAGACGCGGCATGCTGCCAGCCGTGCGGGCGTGGATCGAACATATCAGCGAAGCCTTCAGCCGCTGGGATCAGCCGATCTAGGTTTAACGGGGAAAATGCCGAGCGAGAAACGCCAGCAGCAGCTGATTGACCCACTCGGCCTGCTCGTTCTGAATCCAGTGGCCGCACTCACTCAGCACATGCTGCTCCAACTGGGGCACACGTTTGGGCATCTGCTTGAGAGTGTAAGCCTCCAAGGTGCCGACCGGATCCTGATCACCGAGTAGAAACAGCGCTGGCTGCTCGATCTGCCGATCCGCCAGGACCTCAGTGCGCAGCCAGTTGCGCTCGAAATTGCGGTACCAGTTCAGTGCCCCGTAAAAACCGCGACCCTCGAAGGTTTTCAGGTAGTGCTCGAATGCCGCGTTGTCACACCAGACAGGCAGCGTGCCGGGGTCAAACATGCCATCAAACAGCCCTGCCCCGGCCGGCTTTTCCTGCAGAAAGTGATCCTTGGGCACGGCCGCCGAGGTGTTGTACATCATCATGCGCAGGGTGCGAGGAATATCGGCATCCATTTCCGCCTCGGCTACGCCTGGCTGCTGAAAATGCAGGATGTAGTGAAAGCGCTCAGCGTACAGTTGACGCATGATCTCGATGGCCGGCTGCCTGGGGCGTCCGCCAAACGGCACTGCCATAGCGACCCAGGCAATCGGTGCGCCCCAGTCGTGGCCGACCACACAGACCTGCTGCTGCCCCAGCCGATCCATGGCCGCCTGAATATCACCGCAGATCGTCAGCACATCGTAGGCAGCCGGATCACGCGGTGCACTGCTCTGGCCATAACCGCGCATTTCCGGGATCAGCACGCGATAACCGGCAGCCGTCAGCGGCGCAATCTGCTGGCGCCAGGAATGCCAGCACTCGGGAAAGCCGTGCAGCAACCAGACCGGCCGCCCAGTCGCGGGGCCGGCACTGTATAGACTCAGATCAATGCCGTTGACCTGAAGGATGTGCTGCTCGATCTGATGCATATGCGCCCCCATTACCCGAGGCCACTATGACAAAGGTGCACCCGAGGGTGCCCCCTTAATCCATCTGCCGAATACAGCCTAAGCAATCAAAGCTGCGCCGTGCTCCAGTCAATCCACTGCAGCTGCCAGGTCGCCAGAATCAGCAAGCCGAAACCAATGCGGTACCAGGCAAACGCCGCATAGCTGTGCTTGCCAATAAAGCTGAGCAGCGCCCGCACCGCGATCATCGCGAAGATAAAGGAGGTGACAAAGCCAATGGCAAATACCGGCAGATCACTGGCCTGGAACAGATCGCGGTACTTGTAACCGGAGTACACCGCGGCACCGACCATGGTCGGCATGGCGAGAAAGAAGGAAAACTCGGTCGCCGCTTTGCGCGACAAACCGAACAGCAGGCCACCGATAATCGTCGCACCGGAGCGTGAAGTACCCGGAATCATCGCCAGGCACTGGGTGCAACCGATCTTCAGTGCATCCTTCCAGGTCATGTCATCCACGCTCTCGGCGTGTACCAGATGCGTGCGCCGCTCAGCCCAGAGCATGATCACCCCGCCCACCACCAGCGCCAGGGCTACAGTGATCGGGTTGAACAGGTAATGGTGAATCAGGTCGGCAAACAGTACACCCAGCGCCACGGCCGGCAGAAAGGCAATTAGCAGATTAGCCGTGAAGCGTTGCGCTTGCGGCTCTTTAGGCAGCCCGACAACGATGGCGAGAACCTTGCGTCGGTACTCCCATACCACTGCGAGAATCGCCCCCAGCTGGATGATGATATTGAAAGCCATCGCCCGCTCGCCGCCAAAATCAATCAGGTCGGCAACTATGATCTGGTGGCCGGTGCTGGATATCGGCAGAAACTCGGTCACGCCTTCCACAACGCCCAGAATCAGTGCCTGTACGGCAACCCAAAGATCCATCCCCGCTCCTAAATACGTGCGTTATCAGGCACGAACAACAAATATGCTGATGAACTTGTGAGGGCGTCCGACCGAACCATTCATAAAAGGTTCCTGCCGACAGAAAAAATAATCAAATCACGTACTTAACCCGCAATGGCGCAAATCCTAGCAGAGAACCTGCGTATTTAATGCACGCGACGCTGCCCGCAAATGCACTCCACGCCTGAAACGCCTCATGCAATAGCTCGCCTACACTCTGCTTATCTGCCAATTAGCCTAAGGTCTAACGCAACCAGGTAATACTCCTGGCCTATAAGAGGCGACCCAGCGCCTAAAACAACAAGGGAGAACAACTCCATGAATAGCCTGCGCAGCCTGCCCATTAACCGTCGCCTATGGCTGATCCTGGTGGTCGCCATCCTTATGCTGATTATTCAGGGCGCATTGTTGCTCAAGCAGATCCACAGCGACCTGTACGCCGCCAAAGCCGAAAAAACTCAGCACGTGGTACAGAGCGCAGCCGGTGTTCTGCAGCACTATCACGCCCTGGAAGCTGCCGGCAGCATAGCTCGCGAAGATGCACAGAAGCAGGCGATGGAAACCATCCGCGGCCTGCGCTACGCCGGCCAGGAATACTTCTGGATCAATGACCAAACCCCGGTGATGGTCATGCACCCGACCAACCCCAAACTTGAAGGCCAGGACCTCTCGGGTTTCAAGGATCCCGATGGCAAGGCACTGTTCAATGAAATGGTCGCCATCAGCAAACGCCAGGGCGCCGGCCATGTCGATTACCGCTGGCCAAAACCGGGCGCCAGCGATCCCGTGCCCAAGGTGTCTTATGTGCAACTGTTCCAGCCCTGGGGCTGGATCATCGGTTCAGGCGTCTATGTCGACGATGTGCAGGCCGAGTTCCAGGCCCAGGCGCTAAAAGCCATGCTGATCGGCCTGGTGATTGCCGCGCTGGTCGCCCTGCTGATTGTGCTGATCGTACGCAGCATCACCCAGCCCCTGCAGCACGCCGTCAGCGCCATGGCCAATATCGCCAGCGGCGACGGTGACCTGACACGCAACCTCGACACCCATGGCAACGATGAGCTGTCTGCCCTGTCCCGTCACTTCAATGCCTTTACCGACAAGCTACGTCTGGTGATCAAGCAATCCCTAGACTCCGCCGGCCAACTGGATACCGCCGCACGCAACCTCGGCGAGGTTTCCGGCCAGGCGCAGCAGCACAGCGAACAGCAATCACAACAGATGGAACTGGTAGCCACCGCCATAAATGAGGTGACCTATGGCGTGCAGGATGTGGCAAAAAACGCCGAGCACGCTTCCTCCGAAGTGCACGCCGCAGAAGAGCAAGCCCTGCAAGGCCAGCAGAGCATTGAAGCAAGCCTGCGGCAGATCAACGAATTGTCCGGTACCATCGACCAGGCCGTAACGGTGATTCAAGCCCTGGCCCAGGAAAGCACGCAGATTGGCAGCGTCTTGGAGGTGATCCGCTCGATTGCCGAACAGACCAACCTGCTGGCGCTCAATGCCGCCATCGAAGCTGCGCGAGCCGGCGAACAAGGCCGTGGGTTTGCAGTGGTTGCCGATGAGGTACGCCTGCTGGCGCAGCGCACGCAAAAATCCACGGCGGAAATCCAGGTGATGATCGAGCGCTTACAAGGCAACTCGGAAGCCGCGGTCAAGGTGATCAACGACAGCAGCAAAGCCTCGCAGCTGACCATCGAGCAAGCCAGTCAAGCCGGCGCCAGCCTGACGTCGATCGCCAGCGGCCTGCGTAATCTCACCGGTCTGAACGCTTCCATCGCCAGCGCGACACTGCAACAATCGCACGTGGTCGAAGACATCAATCAGAACGTCACCCAGGCAGCCAGCCTGACCCATAACAATGCCCTGGCGGCGCAACAATCCAGTGATGCCGGGCAACACCTAGGTCAGTTGGCCGAGCAGCTCAACCGGCTGCTTGGACAGTTCAGGGTATGAGAACGCAATGAGCGATATGGAGCACCAGGAAGTCGACCTGAGCAAACCGCAGAATCAGGACCTGATCTGGGATCTGGACAGCATCGCCCGGCGCGAGCTGGCGGAACGCTTTATCAAGCTGTTCGAGAACCGCCTGTGCGTGTACTCGGAGTCGACGCGCCAGCTATACACCAACTACGACCTGCACTTCCCAAGCGATATGGGCCGCAAGATGGTGGTGCTGCCCAACCCCTACGCCTTCCATGACACCCTGCATGGCATCGAAGCGCATGCTGTGCGTAAAACCGGGCTATGCGTGCTGCCCGGCGTAGTTCTGCGCAAGCCTGGCTTGCTGCTGACTACGATGATCAAGGAAGGCGGCCCGGCACCGAAAACCATGCCGTTCAAACCGGCGTTGGCGCAAATCATCAGCAACCAGAAGAAGGCCGGCGATATCTTCCTGCCGATCATGATGAAGGGCGACCTGCGCGAGTTTGATCAGCAGATGCCCTACATTCACCTGCATCGCCTGCAGGTCAGCCGCCTGACCCGGCTATCGACCTTCGAGCGTGACGATATTCAGCAGTCCATTACACGCAAGTTGCTTATGCTCTATCGCCAAGCCGACAGCCTTAGCTGCCACTGACTACCAACCCTGCTCTGCGGACAATAAAAAAGCGGGATCAGTTAACTGATCCCGCTTTGTGCTTTAGCCGCTGCTAGGTCTTATTGCTGACTGACCCAGAACACCGCGGTGACAACGAAAATCACAATCAAGGCGAATATGGCCTTGGCATCGACCACGCTGTCAGCATTATCCGGTTCACTGTGTTCGCTCATGGACTACCTCCTTTAGTTGTGCTTATGGGTGAATCGTCTTGTGCAGTTAAGACCAGCATGGCCGCTTACTCAAGCCGTGGGGCTATGTTCAACGGCCGCCTTATCCCTTTAAGTTCTTTCCATATACTCAAACATCACTTTTGCGCATAACCCTGAGCTGGTATCTTCCTCCGGCTCCGCAGGGAGTGCGCGGCCGTGCGCGCTGATTAGCTGTGAGAGCCGGTTTACGATATAGCGAGCTAGAGCCATGCCAGGCAAAAACAGGCGAGGAAGCGCAGTGTACGAGCTGTACATGAGCATTCCGAACCTGTTTTAACGCCGCAGGGCCGACGCGCAGCAGATCGGAAACGGGTTCTAAAAGCCTGATAACAGGACACCCCATGTACGTATACGACCAGTACGACCAAAAAATCGTCGAAGACCGCGTCAAGCAGTACCGCGATCAAACCCGCCGTTACCTCGCCGGTGAACTGAGCGGTGAAGAGTTCCGCCCGCTGCGCCTGCAGAATGGCCTGTACATCCAGCGCTTTGCGCCCATGCTGCGCGTTGCCGTGCCGTACGGTCTGATGTCGTCCGCCCAGGTGCGCATGATGGCCAAGATTGCCCGTGACTATGACAAGGGTTACGCGCATATCAGCACCCGTCAGAACGTGCAGTTCAACTGGCCGGATCTGGAAGATGTGCCTGACATTCTCGCCGAGCTGGCCACCGTGCAGATGCACGCCATCCAGACCAGCGGCAACTGCATCCGTAACACCACCACCGACCAGTTCGCCGGCGTGGCCAAGGATGAAATCATCGACCCACGCCCGTGGTGCGAGATCATCCGTCAGTGGTCGACCTTCCACCCCGAGTTCACCCACCTGCCGCGCAAGTTCAAGATTGCCGTCAACGGTGCCGTGAGCGACCGTGCAGCGATCGAGGTGCATGACATCGGCCTGGAAGCGGTACAGAATGACGCCGGCGAGCTGGGCTTCCGCGTCTCCGTCGGTGGCGGTCTCGGTCGTACGCCGATCGTTGGTAGCTTTATCAACGAGTTCCTGCCGTGGCAGCACCTGATCAGTTACCTCGACGCCATCCTGCGTGTGTACAACCGCTATGGCCGTCGTGATAACAAGTACAAGGCGCGCATCAAGATTCTGGTCAAGGCGTTGACGCCTGAAGTCTTCGCCGAGCGCGTCAATGCTGAGTGGGCTCACCTGAAAGATGGCCCGACTACCCTGACCGACGCCGAAGTCGCCCGCGTTGCAGCGCACTTTATCGACCCAAGCTACAAAGCCCTCGACGATCAGGATGCCGCACTGGCGGCCCTGGATGCCGAACACCCAGGCTTTGCCCGCTGGCGTCAGCGCAACACCTTCGCCCACAAGACGCCGGGCTATGTCGCCGTTACTCTGTCGCTCAAGCCGACCGGCGTGGCGCCAGGCGATGTCACCGACAAGCAGCTCGACGTGATCGCCGACCTGGCCGACCGCTACAGCTTTGGCGAAGTGCGCAACAGCCACAACCAGAACATCATCCTCGCGGATGTCGAGCAGGCGCAGCTGTTCACCCTATGGGGCGAGCTGCGTGAAAACGGTTTTGCTACGCCGAACGTCGGCCTGCTGACCGATATCATCTGCTGCCCGGGCGGCGACTTCTGCTCGCTGGCCAACGCCAAGTCGATCCCGATTGCCGAAGCCATTCAGCGTCGTTTCGACGACCTGGATTATCTGTTCGACATCGGCAATATCGACCTGAACATCTCCGGTTGCATGAACGCCTGCGGTCACCACCACGTTGGCCATATCGGCATCCTCGGGGTGGACAAGAAAGGTCAGGAGTTCTATCAGGTGTCCCTCGGCGGCAGCGCCGGTCGTGACGCCAGCCTGGCGCAGATCCTCGGCCCCTCCTTCGCCGAAGCGGACATGGCCGATGTGATCGACAAGATTATCAAGGTCTATGTCGAGCGCCGCACCGAAGAAGAGAGTTTCCTCGACACCTTCCGCCGTATCGGCGTCGACCCGTTCAAGGAGCGCGTATATGCAGCGAATCATTAAGAACGGCCAGTTGGTAGACGAAAGCTGGCACCTGCTGCCCAAAGACGCCACGCTGGATGGTATTTCCAACTGCGACGACCTGATTGTGCCGCTGACACTTTGGGTCGAGCACAGCACCGCACTCAAGGCCCGCGATGGCGGCCTGGGTGTGTGGCTGGATGCCGGTGAGGAAATCGAAGAAATCGCCGATCAGCTGGATAACTTCCAGGTTATCGCGCTGAACTTCCCGGCGTTCACCGATGGCCGCCACTGCTCCACCGCCTACCTGCTGCGCAACCGCTACAGCTACAAAGGTGAAGTGCGCGCCATCGGCGATGTACTGCGCGATCAGTTGTTCTCCTACCTGCGCGTGGGCTTCGATGCCTTCGCCCTGCGCGAGGACAAAGACCCGCTGGATGCCTTGAAAGCCTTCGAGGAGTTCAGCGAGGTCTATCAGGCCTCCACGGATCAGCCCTTGCCGCTGTTCCGCCGCCGCGCCTGATTGGCTCAGCACTGAAAAGCCCCGCACTGCGGGGCTTTTTATTTCAGGCTTTCACGCTGTCCCAGGCCAGCTGCGCCAATAACTCGCGGCAATCCGCCAGCTGCGTTTGCGTACGCCCCGCCAACCAGTTACGCGCGAGGTCGTGGGTTGGCCCGATAATCACCGAAGCAAAACAGTCCACCGGCATGGCCTTAAACAGCCCCTCTTCACGGTAGCGCGATAGCGCGGCAAAGATGCGCTGAAAGTGCTCGCGGTTTGCCTCCCGCAGCTGCTCGCCCATTTCTCCCGCCTCAACCCGGCTGCGGCTGTGCAGAACAAAACGCGCCCAATCAGGATTCGCCACCACCCAGTCGATACAGCTGGTGACCAGCAACTTGACGCAAGCCTCGGCGCTGTCAGCCGTGGCAAAGCCTTCTTCCAGCATCGCCGCATACTCTGCCGTACCTGCCAGATAGAGCGCGGCGATGATCCGCTCCTTGTTGCCGAAATGGTGATACAGACTGCCGATACTGGCCTCGGAACGGTCACGAATCATCTCGATGGTGGTGCCATCAACACCGACCTCGGTAAAGCAGGCCAACGCGGCCTGGAGGATTTCATCTTTGCGGGAACGACGAGCCATGCTTTCCTCGTACAGCCATCAACAAGAAAATAATTCTAGAATTTAATTCTAATATTTGTACACTGCCCTGGCGCGCACTCAATCCATCACGCCAATCCGCCCAGGAGAAGTCCATGAGCCAGATGTTACAGATGTTCCAGCAAGCAGGCCCGGTGCAGTTCAGCGCCATGATTGGCCAGGTCGCGCCCTACTTCGCCAGCATCGCCCCACAATTCGTTGAGCTGCGCCCAGGCTACGCTGAAGTCACCTTTCCCAAACGCCGAGAAGTGCTCAACCATCTTGGCACCGTACACGCCATTGCCCTGTGCAATGCCGCTGAACTGGCTGCTGGCACTATGACTGACGCGTCGATCCCGAAGGGTTGCCGCTGGATTCCGCGCGGAATGACTGTGGAATACCTGGCAAAGGCTGATGGTGATATTCGCGCCGTGGCCGATGGCAGCGCCATCGACTGGAACCAGCTGGGTGACGTCACTGTGCCTGTGCAAGCCTTTGTCGGCGACAAAGCTGTGTTCCGTGCAGACATCACCATGTACATCAGTCAAGCCTGAGCCCCAGAAACACAAAGGCCCGGAAGTACCGGGCCTTATCAGACACGCTAGCCATCAAGCCAGATTGACCAACACGCGCCCGACCTGCTTGCCAGCCAGGATCTGCGCAATGGTTGCCGGCAATTGCTCAAGCGTTACCTCGCTGACCAGTGCATCGAGCTTGACCTTCCATTGCAACGACAGCTTGTCCCACATCGACGCCTTGACCACCAGCGGTAACTCCACCGAATCGACCCCCAGCAGGTTCACTCCGCGCAGAATAAACGGCAGCACACTGCCCTTGAAACCGACCCCGGCTGTCAGGCCGCAGCAGGCAACACTGGAACCGTAGCGCATCGATTTGACCACGTTGAACAGGATATCCCCGCCCACGCAATCCACCGCGCCAGCCCACTGTTCCTTGAGCATCGGCTTATCGATGCCTTCCTGTAACTCAGAACGCAGCACAATTTGCTGCGCACCTAGCGCCTTGAGGTAATCCGCCTGCTCGGCCTTGCCGGTCGATGCCGCCACGCGGTAGCCCAGGGCAGTCAACAAAGCCACCGCGACACTGCCAACACCACCTGTGGCACCCGTCACCAGTACGGTGCCGGCATCCGGCGTCAGCCCGCTTTGTTCCAGCTTGTCGACACACAGTGCTGCGGTCAGCCCGGCGGTACCAAGCACCATGGCCTCGCGCAGCGACAAGCCCTTGGGCCGTTTCAGTGCCCAGCTGGCAGGAATACGAATGTATTGAGCAAAACCGCCCGAGGTGTTCATGCCCAGATCGTAACCGGTGACGATTACCTCATCACCGATGCTGAATTCGGCCACGCTGGAGGCCTCCACCACGCCTGCAGCATCAATGCCAGGTGTGTGTGGAAAGTTTCTGGTCACGCCGCGGTTACCGCTGGCCGACAACGCATCCTTGTAGTTGAGCGAGGAGTATTTGACTCGAATCAGCAACTCGCCAGCGGGCAAGTCACCGATATCGCGCTGCACAATCACCTGTTCGAAATCGCCCGCTGCGCTTTCACGGGCTTGCAATGCACTGAACTTGCTCATGTTCTTCCTCTGTGTGACGGATCGATTACCAGAAACGCTGCTGATTCAAACGACTCAGCCAGCTCAGAACAAAACGATCCAGCGCTACGCTGCCCGCCAGTCCAACGCGCTCCTGCAGGGTTTTCTTCTCGGCATAGTGCAAATGAAACAGCTCGGCGCTCTTGGCGCGCTCTGCCAGGTATTCGTCACTGGTCTTCAACTCATCAACCAGTTGTTTCTCCAGCGCCGCCAGGCCAAGCCAGACTTCACCCGTGGCAATCTGGTCGATATCCAGCTACGGTCGGTAGCGGGCAACAAAGCCTTTGAACAACTCGTGGGTGGTTTCCAGGTCTTCTTGGAACTTCTCCCGGCCCTTCTCAGTGTTCTCGCCGAACACGGTCAGGGTGCGCTTGTACTCACCAGCGGTAAGTACTTCAAAATCGATGTCATGCTTCTTCAGCAGGCGGTACACATTAGGCAGCTGAGCAACCACGCCAATCGAGCCAAGAATGGCGAACGGCGCGGAAATGATCTTCTCGCCAATGCAGGCCATCATATAGCCGCCGCTGGCCGCTACCTTGTCGATACAGACGGTCAGCGGTACACCCGCCTGCCGAATGCGCGCCAGCTGCGAAGAGGCCAAGCCATAGCTGTGCACCATGCCGCCGCCACTTTCCAAACGCAGCACCACTTCATCCTGCGGCGTTGCCATAGTCAGTAAAGCAGTGATTTCGTGGCGCAGGCTGTCGGTGGCCGACGCTTTGATATCGCCATCGAAATCCAGCACGTAGACGCGCGGCTTGTGGATGCCAGCCTTTTTCTCCTGCTTAGCGGCCTTGGCTTCGGCCTTGCTCGCGGCTTTCAGTTGCTCCTTATCGAGCACCGCGTGCTCCATTCGCTGATGCAACTGCTTGAAAAAGTCATTGAGCCTATTTACCTGCAGCTGGCCAGTGCTCTGCCGGCCCTTGCTGCGCAGTGCGGCAATCGATACCAACACCACCAGAATGGCCACAACCAGGGTCACTGTCTTGGCCAGAAAGCCGATGTACTCTGCAAAAAACTCCACGAATTCCCCCTTGCTCCAATGGCAGCGCGCGCTCATCGGCCGCGCTGAATAGTGCCCAAGCATACCGAGGCCATGGATTGGCGGCCAGCAAACAGACCACCGCTATTCAGCGCACTCATGCAATTCAAACAAGCGTATGTTTTTACGTTGACAGCTCCTGAGCTTCCTCATACCCTCGCGAAACTTTCAACGTACCGG
Encoded here:
- a CDS encoding FMN-dependent NADH-azoreductase yields the protein MKLLHLDSSILGDSSASRQLSRAVVDAWLVAEPEAQVSYRDLASDALSHLSAASLVAGGTPAELRDAAQKHEVELAENTLNEFLAADAIVIGAPMYNFTVPTQLKAWIDRVAVAGKTFAYDENGPKGLAGGKKVVIVSTAGGIHAGQPSGQAHEDYLLLVLRFLGITDIEIVRAEGLAYGDEPRANAFAAAQAKVAELFATA
- a CDS encoding LysR substrate-binding domain-containing protein → MHDLNDLFYFAKVVEAGGFAAAGRTLGIPKSRLSRRIAELENRLGARLLQRTTRKLALTDIGERYLRHCQAMLQEAEQAEETVASLTSEPRGRLRVSAPGGIALLSELVVSFLAAYPKVQLELIQTNRRIDLLNEGVDVALRVRSAEDEAPTLITRRLRPAQAFMVAAPALLMEVKISTPDDLSALPALGALEADRKIHLRLQHDSGRVQEVVLEARLAIEDFNVRKHAAISGLGFTMLPAPLCLDELADGRLIRLLPDWTLPAANLQAVYTHRRGMLPAVRAWIEHISEAFSRWDQPI
- a CDS encoding nitrite/sulfite reductase, with the protein product MYVYDQYDQKIVEDRVKQYRDQTRRYLAGELSGEEFRPLRLQNGLYIQRFAPMLRVAVPYGLMSSAQVRMMAKIARDYDKGYAHISTRQNVQFNWPDLEDVPDILAELATVQMHAIQTSGNCIRNTTTDQFAGVAKDEIIDPRPWCEIIRQWSTFHPEFTHLPRKFKIAVNGAVSDRAAIEVHDIGLEAVQNDAGELGFRVSVGGGLGRTPIVGSFINEFLPWQHLISYLDAILRVYNRYGRRDNKYKARIKILVKALTPEVFAERVNAEWAHLKDGPTTLTDAEVARVAAHFIDPSYKALDDQDAALAALDAEHPGFARWRQRNTFAHKTPGYVAVTLSLKPTGVAPGDVTDKQLDVIADLADRYSFGEVRNSHNQNIILADVEQAQLFTLWGELRENGFATPNVGLLTDIICCPGGDFCSLANAKSIPIAEAIQRRFDDLDYLFDIGNIDLNISGCMNACGHHHVGHIGILGVDKKGQEFYQVSLGGSAGRDASLAQILGPSFAEADMADVIDKIIKVYVERRTEEESFLDTFRRIGVDPFKERVYAANH
- a CDS encoding ABC-F family ATPase; translated protein: MISTANITMQFGAKPLFENVSVKFNNGNRYGLIGANGCGKSTFMKILGSDLEPSAGQVMLEPNVRLGKLRQDQFAYEEFSVIDTVIMGHEELWKVKAERDRIYSLAEMSEEDGMKVGELEGEFAEMDGYTAESRAGELLLGLGIPLEQHFGPMSEVAPGWKLRVLLAQALFSDPEVLLLDEPTNHLDINTIRWLENILVQRNSTMIIISHDRHFLNSVCTHMADLDYGELRLFPGNYDEYMTAATQSREQLLADNAKKKAQISELQSFVSRFSANASKAKQATSRAKQIDKIQLAEVKPSSRVSPFIRFEQNKKLHRQAVMIDKVAKGFDGKALFKNFSFQVEAGERVAIIGPNGIGKTTLLRTLMGELTPDAGTVKWTDSAELGYYAQDHAHDFEDDVSLFDWMGQWTTGEQMIRGTLGRMLFSNDEILKSVKVISGGEQGRILFGKLILQKPNVLVMDEPTNHLDMESIEALNLALENYPGTLIFVSHDREFVGSLATRIIELSPNGITDFSGTYDDYLRNQGVIV
- a CDS encoding undecaprenyl-diphosphate phosphatase encodes the protein MDLWVAVQALILGVVEGVTEFLPISSTGHQIIVADLIDFGGERAMAFNIIIQLGAILAVVWEYRRKVLAIVVGLPKEPQAQRFTANLLIAFLPAVALGVLFADLIHHYLFNPITVALALVVGGVIMLWAERRTHLVHAESVDDMTWKDALKIGCTQCLAMIPGTSRSGATIIGGLLFGLSRKAATEFSFFLAMPTMVGAAVYSGYKYRDLFQASDLPVFAIGFVTSFIFAMIAVRALLSFIGKHSYAAFAWYRIGFGLLILATWQLQWIDWSTAQL
- a CDS encoding alpha/beta fold hydrolase, giving the protein MHQIEQHILQVNGIDLSLYSAGPATGRPVWLLHGFPECWHSWRQQIAPLTAAGYRVLIPEMRGYGQSSAPRDPAAYDVLTICGDIQAAMDRLGQQQVCVVGHDWGAPIAWVAMAVPFGGRPRQPAIEIMRQLYAERFHYILHFQQPGVAEAEMDADIPRTLRMMMYNTSAAVPKDHFLQEKPAGAGLFDGMFDPGTLPVWCDNAAFEHYLKTFEGRGFYGALNWYRNFERNWLRTEVLADRQIEQPALFLLGDQDPVGTLEAYTLKQMPKRVPQLEQHVLSECGHWIQNEQAEWVNQLLLAFLARHFPR